Below is a genomic region from Henckelia pumila isolate YLH828 chromosome 3, ASM3356847v2, whole genome shotgun sequence.
ATCGGAAGAATATTGGGTACGTATCTGTTTGCATGATGCAAATATTGAtcgattttatgtttttttatgctttatttatttatataacatCGTCCTATTTTTGTCGGGTTGTATTCATGGGATcttatctttttttcttttcttgttCCATGCAAAGGTGGTCactggttttttttttattatatatgtataaacagtCTTCGATCTGATTTCTCCGtgttaaaatatttgtatatacAATTTCAAGAATTAAGGTACCAATCTTTTATCTTGTTCGTTGATTTCCATGGAGGATGGGAACGAATTGAACAAATGTTGTGATTTGGAAAAATTGTATGCATATAATTTCTTGTTCATGAATCTATGGATCCGATCCAGATTTGTTTGAAGAAAATTTGGAGAAGATATGAaaatttttgagagaaaataGGTAACAAAGGGCAAACGAACAAATCCTACTCCTTAAAAGTAGGCGATTGGTTATGCTGTATTTATCTTCTGTTACTCtgattttttaattcaattttttcCCAAGATTTTGTAAAATAACTCATCCATCCATATTTATATGTTTGATATCTGCTGTTAATTTTTGTTGTGCAGAAAGAAATTAATAGAGAGAAACAATGTCGGGGGAAAACTTGAAAGTGCTGAGTGCTCTGGATGTAGCCAAGACACAATGGTACCATTTCACGGCAATCATCATTGCGGGGATGGGATTTTTCACCGATGCATACGATCTCTTCTGCATATCACTCGTCACCAAAATGCTGGGCCGCATATACTACCATGTCGACGGATCGCCTAAGCCGGGAACCCTGCCTCCTAATGTATCGGCAGCTGTTAATGGCGTTGCTCTCTGCGGGACGTTGGCAGGGCAGCTCTTCTTCGGCTGGCTCGGCGACAAATTGGGACGGAAAAGGGTCTACGGAGTCACCCTCATGCTCATGTGCCTTTGCTCCATTGCGTCGGGTCTTTCTTTCGGGAGAAGCGCGAAATCCGTGATGACTACTCTCTGCTTCTTCAGATTCTGGCTCGGTTTCGGTATTGGCGGAGACTACCCGCTTTCGGCCACCATCATGTCTGAGTATGCTAACAAGAAAACTCGGGGCGCGTTTATTGCGGCGGTGTTTGCTATGCAGGGATTTGGGATCCTCGCAGGAGGGATATTTGGTATGATTATTTCTACAGCGTTTGAGGCCAAGTTCAAGGCGCCTGCTTACGAGGTCGATCCCATAGGCTCCACGATTCCTCAGGCGGACTATGTTTGGAGGATTATTTTGATGGTTGGTGCAGTCCCTGCTTTGCTGACATTTTACTGGAGGCTGAAGATGCCGGAAACAGCCCGTTACACAGCCCTGGTGGCGAAGAACGTGAAACAGGCGGCTTCGGATATGTCTAAGGTGTTGCAGATGGATATTGAGGCCCAGCAGCAGAGTGTTGTGGTGCAGCAGCGCCCCAAGGTGGAATACGGCTTGTTTTCGAAACAATTTCTCCAACGCCATGGTTTGCACTTGCTTGGAACTACAAGCACCTGGTTTTTGCTGGACATTGCGTTTTACAGCCAGAATCTGTTCCAGAAAGACATTTTCAGTGCAATCGGATGGATCCCTGCTGCTAAAACCATGAATGCAATTCAAGAAGTTTTCACCATTGCCAGGGCTCAAACTCTGATAGCCCTGTGCAGCACGGTCCCTGGATACTGGGTGACAGTGGCGCTCATCGATGTAATCGGAAGATTCGCCATTCAGATAATCGGATTCTTCTTCATGACCGTCTTCATGTTCGCCTTGGCCTTCCCTTACCACCACTGGACTCTTCCAGAGAACCGGATCGGGTTCGTGGCCATGTACTCGCTCACCTTCTTCTTCGCCAATTTCGGTCCAAACGCAACCACATTCGTCGTGCCAGCGGAGATTTTCCCAGCAAGGCTGCGGTCCACGTGCCATGGTATATCAGCTGCATCTGGTAAACTGGGAGCCATAATCGGCGCTTTCGGATTCTTGTACCTGGCACAGAACCAGGACCCTAAAAAGGCTGATGCCGGATATCCGGCTGGAATCGGGGTCAAGAATTCGCTCATCGTACTAGGTGTTGTAAATCTTTTAGGCTTGTTGTTCACTTTCTTGGTGCCGGAATCCAAGGGAAAGTCTCTGGAGGAGATGTCCGGAGAAAACCAGGACACTAACGAGGAATCTGGTAGCAGCAGCAACAGGACAGTTCCCGTagcataaaatctcctctctgttttttttttttccccctttttgtgtTGGATTTATATTGTTCTTGATTTCAGAATGAACCCGTAATTGCAATGAGACTCCACAATTCAGGAGGAAGCAAATGCATgcatttcttctttttttttttctttttgtagATATTATGAAATCCATTTCGGTTTTTATATGgtagaaatatatattttgttattttttcagcattaaaatataaaatgaaCATGAAAGGGTGCGACccttgaaatttttaaaaaatttagtacTATATACATGATCTATCTTTTAAATACAAAGTTAATTGTGAAACCAcctcctttattttttttttaaaaaaaataacttagtattatgtatataatatttctataaaatattgatttactTATTCATTGATCAATGATCTTTGATGAATAAGATaagaataaatttataatttattttaggcTATAATAGATTTGACATTATGCTTTATATTGTTccacatatttttttgaaaaaaaaaaacgaaaaaccTTTTGATTTGAATGTGTTAAACGAAAATAGCTTTAGTTTGCTAAGTTTTATCCATCTGATTTCTCTTtgatggagttaatacatcctACAACTAATTTGATAACTTTATTTTTGGCATGCGACGTAGCAATTAGTCTTTTAAAATTGCTTGTAAAATAAtgattaatcaaataaacatcaattatatcatttgatatatatatatatttaattttaaatttagcatTATTAATATCCATTATAAATGTAAAGAGTGTTTTTAGCaatgaaaatcataaaaaaaatcaattcgtAATAGGTTGGGAgatgatatattattaaatGATTGTTTGATACCACATATTGAGCGATGTGTATTTGAGACAGTTGATAATGAGCTATTATTCGCATTTTCAAATTATGAAATTATATCGATATGTgttagagaaaaaaaaagaagttaATATATGACATTTATTATACGTTgtgttatattaattttttaagatTTTGAATTTGCCTCTCCTGATTGAAATCCTGGGTGCGTCACTGATGATGATAATTAATAACAAATGCATAAAAACTACAATTCATAAAGAAATATTATTGCTgtgaataaaaataataataagagtAATAAGTAACACATCCACCAACCAAATGTTTGATTACAAAAATGATGTTAAATTAATCGcaccaaattaaaattaattatttcagcTATTATCCAAAAAACTGAATgtcgaaaaaaattaaaaattgtaagttttattttttaaaattatcataTAAACTGAATTTAATAGAAATTAATACATTATTAAAAAAACCCATTTATTTGGTTTGACTTATTTCTTTAGACAAATAATCTAACAATAAATCTTAATTTCCCTAAAATTATTTCATTACTTTTGTTGATTTTTtcaatgtatttattttaaatatttataacaataatattataaatttatttcacattattttttttaaatgtattattTATTGTTATTGGTATTACTAATATGATCATTCTtagtttatttcttttaaatagtaataatttatttgatttatttaacaTTCATGTAAATAAATTTCATATATTTCATTCATACATTAAAATATTATactttaagaatttttttttaaaaattgaatcTATCTTTAAGAAACCCCGGTCACTTgggaattatatatattttaatgtattatttaatttaatttaaattttttgtttgaaatcatttaatttaatttattaattaacaaACCAAAGTTACCCTttttatcaaaatttgaaattaggGGTTTTACCTTCTAAACGACGACGTTCCTCGAGCACCCCGTTTCATGGTTTCTTGATCGCGCTGGGCAGGAACACAAAAACGAGGAAGAAACAGTAATACAACGTTGATCGGAGCCCATTGAATCTCGTAGCAACATGGATTCTGAAGGTAAATCAACCATTTCAGCAACCCTTTTCATATGTATATTTCAATCGCATCATTTGGTCTCGCATCTTTCGTTTCCTTTTTTGACCAATTTTCACAGGACAACGAACTACTTCAAACCCTTCTGCGATGCTGACTGCACTTTTATGCAAGAGGGCCAAACTGCATGAAGAACTTCGGAATATAGAGAAACAGGTGAAATAATGGTTCCTTTTTTTGGTATTTTTGTATGGTTGTACTTTATGTGATCATaaatttctttaattttttttcttggatGTGATTCTGTAGGTATATGATATGGAGACGATTTATTTACAGGATCCAAGCCAATGTGGCAATGTTTTGAAAGGTTTTGAAGGGTTTTTGTCATCCTCCAAGAATACTGCTCTGTAATGTTTTCTTGGCATGCTTACCTTTCTTTGACTCCTAGTTTTTATTCAGAAATATGCTGAAAAATGGATGAGTGTGTGAAATAATACACCACCTTGTGCATTAAAAGATAAGTTGACTAAAAACTAAAGCTCGTTTGGCACCAATCAATGCTTCTCGAGTGTGTCTAGGATTCGATTCCATTCAGCTCTTTTCATGTTTTAAAGTTTCTTTTATGTGTTCATTTCAGGTGACTTGCTTTTCTTGCATGTTATATACAGTGGTGTTCTTTACTACCTCCTAATTAACATTTACATTGCAGCTTGAAACGATCCCGGAAGTTTCAGCCTGAAGATAGGCTCTTTTCGTTATCTTCAGTCACTTCACCAGCTGTATGCCTTTTGCTTGTCTCAATCTTTTTCCCTAATGTATTCACAATATTATTTTCTTATGGCTAAATCAACTAATGTGTGCTTGATTGTTATTGGAAACCTGCGATTCATTTTTCTTGCATATGCTGGCTTTGCGGATACTTGAATGGATGATGATTTACACAAATTGCGGATACTTTGAGATTGGCTACCACCAGTGTCTTTTTGATtccttattttatattttaatttgcaTGTGTTAATTCGATTTTGGTTGTGGTCATTGAAGCCGTATTTTCTGTTCTCAGACAGCTTCATATATGTATTGCATGGAAGTATAGTTTGTAAAAAGAGTTGTGGTGGGACTTGGTGCTATTCATTTTCTTGAAAAGTAGTCATCTTGATGTGATATGAGTTTCCCTATTCACTTTGTGTATCAGGCCGAAGAAGTTGCACGGGACGGTGGTATAGCAGCTAATGGACCGTAAGTTTTCCTTTTTCTCATAGCTAGTCAGTCTATCCTCAGTTTTGATATATTTAGTGACTTCGTATATTAATCTGTTGAGGATCCATCTCACCTAAAAACTACATTTTAAAAGCGATATCTATATCATGGGCTCGATACATTTGATAGGGGAAAACCAAAGAAAGGTAGAGGACCAAGAGAGGCAAAGAAAAGGCAATCAAGCGAAGTTGACTGTGACTATGAAGATGATGCTGATTTGATGTAGCCCTCATTTCTTTTTTCGACTGGAGTTTGTGCATTTTCAGCTATAGAAGGTTTTTGGTGGTTGTGAAACAGATATAATTTGCAGAAAATTATCTTGTTTCGAACAATATCTAAACCATCTGGCATGTATATATAGAACTAATTTCTGTTTCTGGTGCAAAGTTCATTTACCTTTTCAAACCTATCCATTATTTCCGGATTATTCGTCTTCAGTAAAAAAACGATATACAAGCTAACATGACGGAATGATAGTTTGCCACCACGCTGTCTCCAAATTTTGTCTATTTTACATCTTCTATGGAGATTTCAGCCATGTTTTTTATATATCTATCAATGTTTGTTACATATTCGCTGTTTCTCTGAGTCGGAAAATCAATCATTATTTCTTTTAGCCTGAGCATGAGGAATGCTTATGATATAGATCTAGGATGATGGTCGACCGTGGATGGAAGCATATTATTTTCTCCGAGTCTGAGCAATACCACTCTTGTTCAATTCGTGGATCTTTTATTCCTTAAATAGTTGGCTAATATACTGACTGACATGTGATTGTAGTTGCTGGTTGCATTTGTAGCATAGAAATTCTTGAGTTTTGAGTCCAAATAGACTCACCGCTGAACGCTCGTTTTCGTGATGGAACTTATATCGTTTTTAACTAAGTGAGATTAACTCTCATAACAACTTGGATCGACTATTTACGTAAAGTAAAGATAGATACAAAATAGTTATTATAAGAGCTCATTGCATAATTGCGTTCGCACGAGTGTGGAGCCAGAGTCTTCACGCTCGAGTGTGACTAAGTGGGATCGAGTGTGACTAAGTGGGATTATAGTGGTGAAACGAAGTAGCTAGCTAATGATGGAAGTGGGTAGGCGGCACTCTTTGGTTTTAGTCGTTTAAGATGGTATCTTTATCAATTCGCACaccaagaaaaaaatattaataatccCCCTTTGGTAAAGCTTTACATAAAGTGAAAAATTTGTTCGCATCATCAAATTATTAAGCTAATAAAGTACTAACTAAATAGACAAGTGACATAATTACCATTTGACTTGCTACCTTTTAcacaattttttattattatatatgctAGGCAGATCATTTTCCAACAAGTCACTAGTGTCTGAAAATTGAAATTATGATTACCAAACATGAATTAAGTCGAATTGTCACGTGATTAATGAAATTTTATAAAAGTAGTATATCATATTAAAGGCTgcataatattataaataagataTCTTTTTTTTTGATTTGGGTTCATTAAAATACTGATTAATATGGATCGAGGTGATGCCTCATCTTAATTAGTGCTTCAAGAAAATGACCCTTTTTTGATCTATTCATAGAAGTGTCGATTTACTCTCGCACCACTTAGTTAGTATCCATAAACACTAAATTTGTTTATAACAATTAATCAAAGTAATTAGggataaaattaaattccttCGCTGAGATTTCTTGaaataaatttatgatttttttcccttgaatatttaattttaatcaataaatattatgaaaatGTTGgtgattatttatattttatgtatatGACATGTGATCAAGAATAAGTGGACAAAGTCTTGAGGGGTATATGAGTTGGTTAGATTGAAGAATGTTTGGTAAATgatcaagaatttgattttctttaCCAATAATTTTTCGAACAAACATATCGTACAAAGTTTGTGTAATACGATTTAACAGCTAATGTGGTTTTATAAACTATATAATTGAGAATATACTAGGAAATAAAAGAATTAGTGAACGAATAGTGTATAGTACTAGTTTCTATCCATtttctcttttttatttttttttaataatttcaagGTTCATGCATGAGATATGATTCAAGGTTCAACGGGGAAACATGCCTTTTTCGATGGTAAAATCAATGCATCTCTTATTGATTTAGTATAGTGGCAGTGATGGTGCATCATTTTTggatattaataatataaacgAAATTTAATGAAATCAAACATATAGTATATATTACTTTTTGTAGCCAACTGCAACCGTGCGAAGCTTATACTTCAAGCAACAATTGTTTCTATAAGAGATTAGAGAAATAGTTTAAACGTGGTATTTGAGTTGTTGCACTGTcaatcaattattattattatttttataaattaacaaGTTGATTGGTTTTAAATTTATCTGATCGGAATTAAGTTGGTTACACAAAGTATTAATTAGAAATGACCATATTGTTTTTTATGAATAATAATTATCCATGTTAAAAGATCAATCGAgacatgaaatttaaattattctATATTTGACTTATATTTGTGTCACTCATCACTACTCGCTAGCTATAACATTTTGCAAACAAAACAAACCATCAATACTACAACTTTTATCGTTTTCTATCGGGTCTTGTGGttataaaatgatatttttagatCGATATTGATGAAGTTAATTGACTTGAGTTGTGCGTAGttgtaaaatgatattttttctttataaaatgcattataatttattttattttatttttggttagtGGTATTAGTTATTCCTTGATCAATTGTAAGCAGCCGCGAAAATATTCATAAATATAGATATCTTTGAGACTTTTGACAATATCCCATAAAGAGCACCTCTTCAAAGTTGAGAGGAGTGGActattaattaaatgatttaaaaacatCTCCAATGGTATGCCAATTTATATTTTAGTTATAACTCTAGACatacaaattatttttttattaatatttttttaatttcttcaTGTAAATATTGATTAAAGTAATATTATTTGAGTATATTAATGTTTTTCAGATTTTAATTTGTGATATTTGAAAGAGTGAATGAGAGCCAAAAGAGAGTTTTATTTTTCAGAcagataaaatataaaattatttccAAGCATGAGACTGAGTGACCCATTCCACCACTCTCGACTCTCGAGCATCCTTTTGTTTACTTTGGACgaacattcttaaaaattatttttatatgaattacgttaataaattttaagttttacaaatatttatctataaataggatttaaaattttttactaCTTACTTATATTTCACGTACATATTTGATATTTCGAATATAATTCTGTACTTTATATCAAGTGATCACAAACCTTTATATTAAAAGAATTTGGTGTAACTTTGTGACACCAATTAATttcccctttaaaaaaaatcacacaCTATCCCTTACAAAATATATAACACAGTGTAGTCGCCTTATTGTTATCCCAAATAGTGATTTAATGGAGAAAtatgttttttggtccattaacttgttcatATTTTGGTTTTAATTTGTCCAttataacttttaaaaatttagtttTGACGTGTGCAGTTGGCCAccaaaatcactgaaaattaaaagttattgtaccaaaatcaaaatttgaaaaattaattgaacaataccaaaacatgaacaagttaatggaccaaattttttttttctaatttaaaatataacaaaataatcgataatcctatttttaaaaataaaaaataaaaataaagatcaatcatataagcatgcaacaCGTGCGTGGGAcactaatatattattatagccttttcatttaattaaacttattattaattaattgatttaatttcatATAAGAAGTGATATAActaaaaaagatttaaataaacGACTTACTAATTTCTTTTTCAggcaattcaattaattaaaattaaattttactaTCCCTTCCAGAATATGTGTTTTTGTTTCTCTTGAAAAACATTTTAAACTCCCAACAGATGCTTCTTTCTTAATTtctaagaaaataaattttctacatattttcaaaaagaaaaagaaaaaggaaattgTTTATTGCATATGCAaggacaaaaacaaaacaaaaataatgttatGTTAATCGCCTCCATAATTGACTGATATTAGATCAGCctatatgattaccaaaatggAGTCTCCCAAAGCCATGACATGCTTTGAGTAGATGTGTCAAAATGCACTATGAGGTGGGTGTTGATCCCGGTGCGACATCACGAGATAGAAATTAtggaaattaaaaaataaatagacaccaagatttacgtgaaaaacccccaaaaattattaggaTAAAAACCACGGAcaagaccaaaagattccactataatatttggagaattacaacctctctctgtgtttcgAAAGAAacactcactctcttaatacaggagaaaatctatctcacaaatatatatagaaatatagGAGATGAAATACACTCAAGAACAGAAGAATGCTTGAGGCTGGGATGATTCTGAAATGCCGAGGGaagagctctatttatagagctgATCCCTCGTCTGAACATGCAATTTGAACACAAGCAGCAAATTCAAGAATGAATTTGCCACATTTATTGCACCTGCCAAGTTAGACTTTTCAAACAACATGTGCACATTTGCCTACATTTCTTCCACttggagatttgattgagaatcaaacacatctccacGCATCCTTTCAATCTTGTCATTCCCACTGCTTACGTTCCTGCGAGGCCACTTGAGGATCTACACCATTCAAACTTCTCCGTGTTCACTGGCTTGGTCAGAATATCAGCAATGTTATCTTTCGTATGGATTTTCTGCATATCCACACTTTCTTCCTCTACTACCTCTCGTATAAGTGAAATTGaactccaatgtgtttagtcctaGAATGAAAGGCTGGATTTTTTGCAATGTGCAAGGTACTCTGACTATCACAAAACAAAGGAATCTTTTCTTGTTTGTGCCCAAGCTCCTCCGATaaccttttaatccatattgcctccttgcaagcttgagtagctgcCATGTATTCTGCCTCCGTTATAGATAAC
It encodes:
- the LOC140887764 gene encoding inorganic phosphate transporter 1-4-like, with translation MSGENLKVLSALDVAKTQWYHFTAIIIAGMGFFTDAYDLFCISLVTKMLGRIYYHVDGSPKPGTLPPNVSAAVNGVALCGTLAGQLFFGWLGDKLGRKRVYGVTLMLMCLCSIASGLSFGRSAKSVMTTLCFFRFWLGFGIGGDYPLSATIMSEYANKKTRGAFIAAVFAMQGFGILAGGIFGMIISTAFEAKFKAPAYEVDPIGSTIPQADYVWRIILMVGAVPALLTFYWRLKMPETARYTALVAKNVKQAASDMSKVLQMDIEAQQQSVVVQQRPKVEYGLFSKQFLQRHGLHLLGTTSTWFLLDIAFYSQNLFQKDIFSAIGWIPAAKTMNAIQEVFTIARAQTLIALCSTVPGYWVTVALIDVIGRFAIQIIGFFFMTVFMFALAFPYHHWTLPENRIGFVAMYSLTFFFANFGPNATTFVVPAEIFPARLRSTCHGISAASGKLGAIIGAFGFLYLAQNQDPKKADAGYPAGIGVKNSLIVLGVVNLLGLLFTFLVPESKGKSLEEMSGENQDTNEESGSSSNRTVPVA
- the LOC140892633 gene encoding uncharacterized protein — protein: MDSEGQRTTSNPSAMLTALLCKRAKLHEELRNIEKQVYDMETIYLQDPSQCGNVLKGFEGFLSSSKNTALLKRSRKFQPEDRLFSLSSVTSPAAEEVARDGGIAANGPGKPKKGRGPREAKKRQSSEVDCDYEDDADLM